A genomic window from Sorex araneus isolate mSorAra2 chromosome 2, mSorAra2.pri, whole genome shotgun sequence includes:
- the GPR15 gene encoding G-protein coupled receptor 15, with protein sequence MDQQETTVYLDLDYYYTPSQNPAIVETSNHVPYTSVLLPIFYTALFVMGVLGNLSLVTALHFKQGSRRLIDIFIINLAASDFIFLVTLPLWVDKEASLGQWRTGSFLCKGSSYVISVNMHCSVFLLTCMSVDRYLAIMCPVVSRKIRRRECAYGVCAIIWFISFLLGLPILLSRELTFLGGKPYCAEKEASPVKLTWALVALIFTFFAPLVSIVTCYCCITRKLCIHYQQSGKHNKKLRKSIKIILIVVAAFVFSWLPFNTFKLLAIISGLQKEQEPYFSPDFLKLAMEVSGPLAFANSCVNPFIYYIFDSYIRRAIVQCMCPCLKNHDFGNSAETSDSHLTKVFSNFVQAEDFVRRRKRSVSL encoded by the coding sequence ATGGACCAGCAAGAAACCACAGTGTATTTGGATTTGGATTATTACTATACTCCAAGCCAGAATCCTGCAATTGTGGAGACCAGCAACCATGTTCCTTACACCTCGGTCTTGCTCCCCATCTTCTACACAGCCTTGTTCGTGATGGGAGTGTTGGGGAACCTCAGCCTGGTGACTGCTTTGCATTTTAAACAGGGCAGCAGAAGACTGATTGACATCTTTATCATCAACCTGGCTGCCTCTGATTTCATTTTCCTTGTCACGTTGCCTCTCTGGGTGGACAAAGAAGCATCTTTGGGGCAGTGGCGAACGGGCTCTTTCCTGTGCAAAGGCAGCTCCTACGTGATCTCGGTCAACATGCACTGCAGTGTCTTCTTGCTCACCTGCATGAGTGTTGACCGCTACCTGGCCATCATGTGTCCAGTCGTATCCAGGAAAATCCGAAGGAGAGAGTGTGCGTATGGAGTCTGCGCCATCATCTGGTTCATCTCCTTCCTCCTGGGGTTGCCTATTCTTCTGTCCCGAGAGCTCACCTTTCTTGGTGGCAAACCTTACTGTGCCGAAAAGGAGGCCTCACCAGTCAAACTGACCTGGGCCCTTGTGGCCTTAATTTTCACCTTCTTTGCTCCTTTAGTGAGTATTGTGACCTGCTACTGTTGTATCACAAGGAAGCTGTGCATCCACTACCAGCAGTCAGGAAAGCATAACAAAAAACTGAGGAAATCCATAAAGATCATCTTGATTGTCGTGGCTGCCTTTGTCTTCTCCTGGCTACCCTTTAACACTTTCAAGCTTCTGGCCATTATCTCAGGGTTACAGAAAGAGCAGGAGCCCTACTTTTCCCCAGACTTTCTCAAGCTGGCCATGGAGGTGAGTGGGCCCCTGGCATTTGCCAACAGCTGTGTCAACCCTTTCATTTACTATATCTTTGATAGCTATATCCGCAGGGCCATTGTGCAGTGCATGTGCCCTTGCCTGAAAAACCATGACTTTGGGAACAGTGCCGAGACATCAGATAGTCACCTCACTAAGGTTTTCTCCAACTTTGTGCAAGCAGAAGATTTTgtcagaaggaggaagagatctGTGTCCCTCTAA